In the Deltaproteobacteria bacterium genome, one interval contains:
- a CDS encoding hemolysin III family protein, whose product MDKGERFNSISHIIAAAAALAGVIVLIVFSAEKGDPWKFISFSVYGTTLFILYTFSSLYHSLGKGQAKAFFRRLDHCAIYLLIAGTYTPFTLVTLRGAWGWSIFGAVWGLALVGIVLEYRPVGGRRILPVVIYLVMGWIVLFALRPLLDALPLPGFRWLLAGGTFYTSGIVFYAFDKKVRYFHGIWHLFVLAGSISHYIAVLLYVL is encoded by the coding sequence GTGGATAAGGGAGAACGTTTCAACAGCATCAGTCATATAATCGCCGCGGCGGCGGCCCTTGCCGGGGTGATAGTGCTCATCGTCTTTTCGGCTGAAAAGGGAGACCCCTGGAAGTTCATCAGTTTCAGTGTCTACGGCACCACCCTCTTTATACTCTACACCTTCTCCTCCCTCTACCACTCCCTCGGAAAAGGGCAGGCCAAGGCCTTCTTCCGCAGGCTCGACCACTGCGCCATCTACCTCCTCATCGCAGGCACCTACACCCCCTTTACCCTCGTCACCCTCCGGGGCGCATGGGGCTGGTCCATATTCGGCGCCGTATGGGGCCTGGCCCTAGTGGGGATCGTGCTCGAATACCGCCCCGTCGGGGGGAGACGGATACTCCCCGTCGTAATCTACCTCGTCATGGGATGGATTGTCCTCTTTGCGCTACGCCCCCTCCTCGACGCCCTGCCGCTGCCCGGCTTCAGGTGGCTGCTGGCGGGCGGCACCTTCTACACCTCGGGCATCGTCTTCTACGCCTTCGACAAAAAGGTGCGATACTTTCACGGCATCTGGCACCTCTTTGTTCTCGCCGGGAGCATCAGCCACTATATTGCCGTATTGCTCTATGTGCTATGA